From Panicum hallii strain FIL2 chromosome 2, PHallii_v3.1, whole genome shotgun sequence, a single genomic window includes:
- the LOC112879311 gene encoding mediator of RNA polymerase II transcription subunit 14-like isoform X2: MRDDLEKLRAPMFDVPSATEVMLTGGYQRLPRCIEDIGSQNKLSPDEQKRALRKLDASVRYKVLVTPRPKEVSNVSVTDGIAVFCVDGEFKVLLTLGYRGNVDLWRILHMELLVGEKKGPIKLDESRRFALGDDIERRMAASDNPFTVLYAILHEFCISLAMDTIIRQANVLRQGRWKDAIRSELISDSGTGQTGNASLMQLVQDGEFDSSGFKIPGLKVNYWLDGKSTSTAEPDSSPFIKIEAGQEMQIKCQHSSFVLDPFTDKEANLSLDLSCIDVEQLILWAIACNRHTRLLTIQRQLCKNVQISQSPKDVILKRDVAAAKDTNKNAGKKGFSDCFGNEVLQVRAYGQAYISLGINIRSGRFLLQSPENILPPAALTDCEETLNKGSTSATEVFSSLRTRSILHLFAAAGRFFGLKVFQQSQGTLKIPETILHGSDLMVMGFPHCANAYYLLMQLDKDFRPVFHLLESQCDASDKTKTNANADAKEVIRCNKINVGQMQVLKNESNTNPFDVKLQALQSIMSSTDLMESDIPVQNGIEPLPLFPACSPSFSSIVDEVFEYECGSTAAHNHSVPPSSLPSTSHLNSLSVGIQGINPRAASPMHDGGGSCTQAINTLKVHPSVSLHSYLPSNFRHIQDINKSLQLVPSSNNNSNQIPVQSSHSGILGNSVSNHLVRPSTTTGGLEKLITAGSDGASRKRSLSDFLPSIPSLQGLQPSEPRKRRKISQSVQSPLPLPAYSSNLQSRASLTCGDVHEERNNYVPATIYASVLLHVIRHCSLCIKHAQLTAQMDSLAIPYVEEVGLRTPSSTLWLRLPFAQDDSWKHICLRLGKAGSMSWDVRINDPHFRELWELNGGSTMTQWGVGIRIANTSEMDSHISFDSDGVVLTYNTVEADSVPKLVSDLRRLSNARSFACGMRRLIGVKVDDKVDDNQLSTEMKPQSVNKSNSDASEKLSEQMRKMFRIEAVGLMSLWFSYGTMPMVHIVVEWEIAKGGCTMHVSPDQLWPHTKFLEDFVNGGEVASFLDCIRLTAGPLLALGGAIRPARMPVTVSSGYSTMPKQANIPTQGPLANGSSSSTIHHAPVPSNAAAAHLGSHNLHAAAMLSAAGRGGPGLVPSSLLPFDVSVVLRGPYWIRIIYRKKFSVDMRCFAGDQVWLQPATPPKGGPSVGGSLPCPQFRPFIMEHVAQGLNALEPNFMNATQASVHLNNNAGAPQTAPGASRLSATPGVSMSRPTSGVANHVAASLSRAGNAMLASSALASGIGGASVRLTPGAGLPVHMKGELNTAFIGLGDDGGYGGGWVPLAALKKVLRGILKYLGVLWLFAQLPELLKEILGSILKDNEGALLNLDQEQPALRFYVGGYVFAVSVHRVQLLLQVLSVKRFHHQQQQQQAQSNAQEELVAAEINEICDYFSRRVASEPYDASRVASFITLLTLPISVLREFLKLIAWKKGFSQAHGDIATAQRARIELCLENHSGSVSADNTESSLAKSNIHHDRAHSSVEFALTFVLDHALIPHMNVAGGAAWLPYCISVRLRYSFGDNNHIAFLAMDGSHGGRACWLQLEEWERCKQKVARAVETVNIGSAVAGEVGQGRLRMVAEMIQKQLQLCLQQLRDGPLSAGSTAS; encoded by the exons ATGCGTGATGATTTGGAGAAACTTCGGGCTCCTATGTTTGATGTTCCTTCTGCTACTGAAGTCATGCTTACTGGGGGTTATCAGAGGCTGCCAAGATGTATAGAGGACATAGGAAGTCAAAATAAACTTTCCCCAGATGAACAAAAACGTGCTCTGCGGAAATTAGATGCTAGCGTGCGATACAAAGTACTTGTGACACCAAGACCTAAGGAAGTATCTAATGTTTCGGTTACTGATGGAATAGCAGTTTTCTGTGTGGATGGAGAATTTAAAGTTCTTCTCACATTAGGTTACCGTGGTAATGTAGACTTATGGAGGATATTGCATATGGAGTTACTGGTTGGAGAGAAGAAAGGTCCAATTAAGCTTGATGAAAGTAGGAGATTTGCTCTTGGTGATGATATAGAAAGAAGAATGGCAGCTTCTGATAATCCCTTCACAGTGCTATATGCTATACTCCATGAGTTCTGCATCTCTCTTGCTATGGACACTATTATTAGGCAGGCTAATGTTCTTCGACAGGGAAGGTGGAAAGATGCAATAAGATCTGAACTCATCTCTGACAGTGGCACTGGACAAACTGGAAATGCTTCTCTAATGCAGCTTGTTCAAGATGGGGAGTTCGATTCAAGTGGTTTTAAGATACCTGGCCTGAAAGTTAATTACTGGCTAGATGGAAAAAGCACTAGCACAGCAGAACCTGATTCATCTCCTTTTATCAAAATTGAGGCAGGGCAAGAGATGCAGATAAAGTGTCAGCATAGTTCGTTTGTACTTGACCCATTTACAGATAAAGAGGctaatctttctcttgatctgAGTTGCATTGATGTTGAACAACTTATTTTGTGGGCAATCGCTTGCAATAGGCACACACGCCTTCTTACTATTCAGAGACAGCTGTGCAAAAATGTCCAAATTTCTCAGTCCCCAAAAGATGTTATCCTGAAACGAGATGTCGCAGCAGCTAAGGACACAAACAAG AATGCAGGGAAAAAGGGCTTCTCAGATTGTTTTGGGAATGAAGTGCTTCAAGTAAGGGCATATGGCCAGGCGTATATTAGTCTTGGAATAAATATAAG GAGTGGTCGCTTTCTCCTCCAATCACCGGAAAATATATTACCACCTGCTGCGCTTACGGACTGTGAGGAAACTCTAAACAAAGGGAGTACTTCAGCTACCGAGGTTTTTTCAAGCTTAAGGACCAGGAGCATCCTCCACCTTTTTGCAGCAGCTGGACGGTTTTTTGGCCTTAAG GTTTTCCAGCAGTCTCAGGGCACTCTGAAGATACCAGAGACCATATTACATGGTTCAGATTTGATGGTCATGGGATTTCCACATTGTGCAAATGCCTATTATCTGTTGATGCAACTCGATAAGGATTTCAGGCCTGTTTTTCATTTGCTTGAGTCACAGTGTGATGCAAGTGATAAGACTAAGACTAATGCAAATGCAGATGCTAAAGAAGTTATTAGGTGTAACAAAATCAATGTTGGGCAGATGCAAGTACTTAAAAATGAGTCAAATACCAATCCTTTTGATGTGAAGCTGCAGGCCCTACAAAGTATAATGAGCTCTACAGACTTAATGGAGAGTGATATTCCTGTCCAGAATGGAATTGAGCCTCTTCCACTATTTCCTGCTTGTTCACCATCGTTTTCTTCTATTGTTGACGAGGTTTTCGAATATGAATGTGGTTCTACCGCTGCACACAACCATTCTGTACCACCATCTAGTTTGCCATCTACATCTCATCTGAATTCTCTTTCAGTTGGTATTCAAGGAATAAATCCTAGGGCTGCCTCACCAATGCATGATGGAGGAGGCTCTTGTACCCAAGCTATTAATACTTTAAAGGTCCATCCTAGTGTCAGTTTGCACAGCTATCTCCCAAGTAATTTTAGACATATACAAG ATATAAATAAATCACTTCAGCTTGTCCCTTCAAGCAACAATAACAGCAATCAAATCCCTGTTCAAAGCTCCCATTCAGGCATTCTTGGGAACTCTGTGTCTAATCACTTGGTTAGACCTTCAACTACTACAGGAG GATTAGAGAAGCTCATCACTGCTGGCTCTGATGGTGCATCTAGGAAACGCTCTCTTTCAGATTTCTTACCAAGTATCCCTTCATTACAAGGACTGCAACCTAGTGAGCCAAGAAAGCGGAGAAAAATATCACAATCAGTGCAGAGTCCCCTGCCTTTGCCGGCATACTCATCTAATTTGCAATCAAGAGCCAGCCTTACCTGTGGAGATGTTCACGAGGAAAGAAATAATTATGTTCCGGCAACTATATATGCTTCTGTGCTACTACATGTCATAAGGCACTGTTCGTTATGCATCAAACATGCTCAACTAACTGCTCAGATGGATTCGCTTGCGATTCCATATGTGGAAGAAGTTGGTCTGCGGACACCATCATCTACTCTTTGGTTAAGATTACCTTTTGCACAAGATGATTCGTGGAAACATATATGCCTGCGCCTTGGTAAGGCTGGAAGCATGTCTTGGGATGTTAGGATAAATGATCCACATTTCAGGGAACTTTGGGAACTCAATGGAGGAAGCACCATGACACAATGGGGTGTTGGTATTCGCATTGCAAATACCTCAGAAATGGATTCACATATATCTTTTGATTCTGATGGTGTTGTTTTAACTTACAACACTGTTGAGGCAGATAGCGTCCCGAAGCTTGTGTCGGATTTACGACGACTTTCAAATGCTCGTTCTTTTGCTTGCGGAATGAGGAGACTAATTGGTGTGAAAGTTGATGACAAGGTAGATGACAATCAGTTATCCACGGAGATGAAACCACAATCTGTTAATAAAAGCAACAGTGATGCTTCTGAGAAGTTATCTGAGCAGATGAGAAAGATGTTCAGGATTGAAGCTGTCGGTCTAATGAGCTTGTGGTTCAGCTATGGCACCATGCCTATGGTACACATTGTTGTTGAATGGGAGATTGCTAAGGGTGGTTGCACAATGCATGTTTCTCCAGATCAGCTTTGGCCACACACAAAG TTTCTGGAGGATTTCGTGAATGGTGGAGAGGTAGCATCCTTCTTGGATTGCATTCGGCTTACAGCAGGACCATTGCTTGCCCTTGGAGGTGCAATTCGTCCTGCAAGGATGCCTGTAACTGTTTCATCGGGATATAGCACTATGCCAAAGCAAGCCAACATCCCAACACAAGGGCCGTTAGCAAATGGATCATCTTCATCAACCATACATCACGCACCTGTCCCCTCAAATGCTGCAGCTGCCCATTTAGGCAGTCATAATCTCCATGCTGCTGCCATGCTCTCAGCTGCTGGGCGTGGTGGACCTGGACTCGTTCCCAGTTCATTACTGCCTTTTGATGTCTCTGTTGTACTTCGTGGGCCATACTGGATACGCATTATATATCGCAAGAAATTTTCTGTTGACATGCGCTGCTTTGCTGGGGATCAGGTTTGGCTCCAGCCAGCTACCCCTCCTAAAGGTGGACCATCAGTTGGTGGATCATTGCCATGCCCACAATTCCGACCTTTCATAATGGAACATGTTGCTCAGGGTCTGAATGCTCTTGAACCCAACTTCATGAATGCTACACAGGCTAGTGTACACTTAAATAACAATGCTGGAGCTCCACAAACTGCTCCCGGCGCAAGTCGTTTAAGTGCTACCCCTGGTGTTTCTATGTCCAGGCCAACTTCTGGTGTTGCTAACCATGTAGCAGCCAGTTTGAGTCGAGCAGGAAATGCCATGTTGGCTTCCTCAGCTCTTGCTTCAGGGATTGGAGGAGCTTCTGTACGACTTACTCCTGGAGCTGGTCTCCCTGTTCACATGAAAGGGGAACTTAACACAGCTTTTATAGGGCTTGGGGATGATGGCGGATATGGTGGTGGCTGGGTTCCTTTGGCAGCTCTGAAAAAGGTTCTGAGAGGGATACTTAAGTATCTTGGAGTTCTATGGTTGTTTGCACAATTGCCTGAACTTTTGAAAGAAATACTGGGATCAATCTTAAAGGACAATGAAGGGGCACTCTTGAATTTGGATCAAGAGCAGCCTGCGCTTCGGTTCTATGTGGG AGGCTATGTATTTGCAGTCAGTGTTCATCGGGTTCAACTGCTTCTACAAGTTTTGAGTGTTAAAAGATTTCACCAccagcaacagcaacagcagGCTCAGAGCAATGCTCAGGAAGAGCTAGTAGCAGCTGAAATCAATGAAATATGCGACTACTTCAGCAGGCGTGTTGCCTCCGAACCGTATGATGCTTCTAGAGTTGCTTCTTTTATCACTTTGCTTACATTGCCAATTTCGGTACTGCGCGAGTTTTTAAAGCTCATCGCATGGAAGAAAGGTTTTTCCCAGGCTCACGGGGACATTGCTACTGCTCAGAGGGCTCGGATTGAACTTTGTTTGGAGAATCACTCAGGATCAGTTTCAGCTGACAACACGGAGAGCAGTTTAGCCAAAAGTAACATTCATCATGACAGAGCCCACAGTTCAGTAGAGTTTGCCCTGACATTTGTACTTGACCATGCTCTAATTCCTCACATGAATGTAGCTGGTGGAGCTGCCTGGCTTCCATATTGCATATCTGTGAGACTTCGGTATTCTTTTGGGGACAACAATCATATTGCATTCCTTGCAATGGATGGGAGCCATGGTGGGAGAGCCTGCTGGTTGCAACTTGAGGAGTGGGAAAGATGCAAGCAGAAGGTTGCAAGAGCTGTGGAGACTGTGAATATTGGGTCTGCTGTGGCTGGAGAGGTAGGCCAAGGAAGGCTGCGAATGGTTGCCGAGATGATCCAAAAGCAACTCCAACTCTGTCTGCAACAGCTAAGAGACGGCCCACTTTCTGCAGGCTCTACTGCATCATGA
- the LOC112879311 gene encoding mediator of RNA polymerase II transcription subunit 14-like isoform X1 yields the protein MAVELGQQTVELGAVVRRAAEESYLALRELVEKSQAEAEGKGIGAGANGGWQRSDTEKKIDLLKFITRTRQRMLRLHVLAKWCQQVPLVHYCQQLGSTLNSHETCFTQTADWLFFMRDDLEKLRAPMFDVPSATEVMLTGGYQRLPRCIEDIGSQNKLSPDEQKRALRKLDASVRYKVLVTPRPKEVSNVSVTDGIAVFCVDGEFKVLLTLGYRGNVDLWRILHMELLVGEKKGPIKLDESRRFALGDDIERRMAASDNPFTVLYAILHEFCISLAMDTIIRQANVLRQGRWKDAIRSELISDSGTGQTGNASLMQLVQDGEFDSSGFKIPGLKVNYWLDGKSTSTAEPDSSPFIKIEAGQEMQIKCQHSSFVLDPFTDKEANLSLDLSCIDVEQLILWAIACNRHTRLLTIQRQLCKNVQISQSPKDVILKRDVAAAKDTNKNAGKKGFSDCFGNEVLQVRAYGQAYISLGINIRSGRFLLQSPENILPPAALTDCEETLNKGSTSATEVFSSLRTRSILHLFAAAGRFFGLKVFQQSQGTLKIPETILHGSDLMVMGFPHCANAYYLLMQLDKDFRPVFHLLESQCDASDKTKTNANADAKEVIRCNKINVGQMQVLKNESNTNPFDVKLQALQSIMSSTDLMESDIPVQNGIEPLPLFPACSPSFSSIVDEVFEYECGSTAAHNHSVPPSSLPSTSHLNSLSVGIQGINPRAASPMHDGGGSCTQAINTLKVHPSVSLHSYLPSNFRHIQDINKSLQLVPSSNNNSNQIPVQSSHSGILGNSVSNHLVRPSTTTGGLEKLITAGSDGASRKRSLSDFLPSIPSLQGLQPSEPRKRRKISQSVQSPLPLPAYSSNLQSRASLTCGDVHEERNNYVPATIYASVLLHVIRHCSLCIKHAQLTAQMDSLAIPYVEEVGLRTPSSTLWLRLPFAQDDSWKHICLRLGKAGSMSWDVRINDPHFRELWELNGGSTMTQWGVGIRIANTSEMDSHISFDSDGVVLTYNTVEADSVPKLVSDLRRLSNARSFACGMRRLIGVKVDDKVDDNQLSTEMKPQSVNKSNSDASEKLSEQMRKMFRIEAVGLMSLWFSYGTMPMVHIVVEWEIAKGGCTMHVSPDQLWPHTKFLEDFVNGGEVASFLDCIRLTAGPLLALGGAIRPARMPVTVSSGYSTMPKQANIPTQGPLANGSSSSTIHHAPVPSNAAAAHLGSHNLHAAAMLSAAGRGGPGLVPSSLLPFDVSVVLRGPYWIRIIYRKKFSVDMRCFAGDQVWLQPATPPKGGPSVGGSLPCPQFRPFIMEHVAQGLNALEPNFMNATQASVHLNNNAGAPQTAPGASRLSATPGVSMSRPTSGVANHVAASLSRAGNAMLASSALASGIGGASVRLTPGAGLPVHMKGELNTAFIGLGDDGGYGGGWVPLAALKKVLRGILKYLGVLWLFAQLPELLKEILGSILKDNEGALLNLDQEQPALRFYVGGYVFAVSVHRVQLLLQVLSVKRFHHQQQQQQAQSNAQEELVAAEINEICDYFSRRVASEPYDASRVASFITLLTLPISVLREFLKLIAWKKGFSQAHGDIATAQRARIELCLENHSGSVSADNTESSLAKSNIHHDRAHSSVEFALTFVLDHALIPHMNVAGGAAWLPYCISVRLRYSFGDNNHIAFLAMDGSHGGRACWLQLEEWERCKQKVARAVETVNIGSAVAGEVGQGRLRMVAEMIQKQLQLCLQQLRDGPLSAGSTAS from the exons GTCTCCACGTCCTCGCCAAGTGGTGCCAGCAG GTTCCTTTGGTCCATTATTGTCAACAGCTCGGATCTACTCTCAACAGCCATGAAACATGCTTCACTCAAACAGCTGACTGGCTGTTCTTTATGCGTGATGATTTGGAGAAACTTCGGGCTCCTATGTTTGATGTTCCTTCTGCTACTGAAGTCATGCTTACTGGGGGTTATCAGAGGCTGCCAAGATGTATAGAGGACATAGGAAGTCAAAATAAACTTTCCCCAGATGAACAAAAACGTGCTCTGCGGAAATTAGATGCTAGCGTGCGATACAAAGTACTTGTGACACCAAGACCTAAGGAAGTATCTAATGTTTCGGTTACTGATGGAATAGCAGTTTTCTGTGTGGATGGAGAATTTAAAGTTCTTCTCACATTAGGTTACCGTGGTAATGTAGACTTATGGAGGATATTGCATATGGAGTTACTGGTTGGAGAGAAGAAAGGTCCAATTAAGCTTGATGAAAGTAGGAGATTTGCTCTTGGTGATGATATAGAAAGAAGAATGGCAGCTTCTGATAATCCCTTCACAGTGCTATATGCTATACTCCATGAGTTCTGCATCTCTCTTGCTATGGACACTATTATTAGGCAGGCTAATGTTCTTCGACAGGGAAGGTGGAAAGATGCAATAAGATCTGAACTCATCTCTGACAGTGGCACTGGACAAACTGGAAATGCTTCTCTAATGCAGCTTGTTCAAGATGGGGAGTTCGATTCAAGTGGTTTTAAGATACCTGGCCTGAAAGTTAATTACTGGCTAGATGGAAAAAGCACTAGCACAGCAGAACCTGATTCATCTCCTTTTATCAAAATTGAGGCAGGGCAAGAGATGCAGATAAAGTGTCAGCATAGTTCGTTTGTACTTGACCCATTTACAGATAAAGAGGctaatctttctcttgatctgAGTTGCATTGATGTTGAACAACTTATTTTGTGGGCAATCGCTTGCAATAGGCACACACGCCTTCTTACTATTCAGAGACAGCTGTGCAAAAATGTCCAAATTTCTCAGTCCCCAAAAGATGTTATCCTGAAACGAGATGTCGCAGCAGCTAAGGACACAAACAAG AATGCAGGGAAAAAGGGCTTCTCAGATTGTTTTGGGAATGAAGTGCTTCAAGTAAGGGCATATGGCCAGGCGTATATTAGTCTTGGAATAAATATAAG GAGTGGTCGCTTTCTCCTCCAATCACCGGAAAATATATTACCACCTGCTGCGCTTACGGACTGTGAGGAAACTCTAAACAAAGGGAGTACTTCAGCTACCGAGGTTTTTTCAAGCTTAAGGACCAGGAGCATCCTCCACCTTTTTGCAGCAGCTGGACGGTTTTTTGGCCTTAAG GTTTTCCAGCAGTCTCAGGGCACTCTGAAGATACCAGAGACCATATTACATGGTTCAGATTTGATGGTCATGGGATTTCCACATTGTGCAAATGCCTATTATCTGTTGATGCAACTCGATAAGGATTTCAGGCCTGTTTTTCATTTGCTTGAGTCACAGTGTGATGCAAGTGATAAGACTAAGACTAATGCAAATGCAGATGCTAAAGAAGTTATTAGGTGTAACAAAATCAATGTTGGGCAGATGCAAGTACTTAAAAATGAGTCAAATACCAATCCTTTTGATGTGAAGCTGCAGGCCCTACAAAGTATAATGAGCTCTACAGACTTAATGGAGAGTGATATTCCTGTCCAGAATGGAATTGAGCCTCTTCCACTATTTCCTGCTTGTTCACCATCGTTTTCTTCTATTGTTGACGAGGTTTTCGAATATGAATGTGGTTCTACCGCTGCACACAACCATTCTGTACCACCATCTAGTTTGCCATCTACATCTCATCTGAATTCTCTTTCAGTTGGTATTCAAGGAATAAATCCTAGGGCTGCCTCACCAATGCATGATGGAGGAGGCTCTTGTACCCAAGCTATTAATACTTTAAAGGTCCATCCTAGTGTCAGTTTGCACAGCTATCTCCCAAGTAATTTTAGACATATACAAG ATATAAATAAATCACTTCAGCTTGTCCCTTCAAGCAACAATAACAGCAATCAAATCCCTGTTCAAAGCTCCCATTCAGGCATTCTTGGGAACTCTGTGTCTAATCACTTGGTTAGACCTTCAACTACTACAGGAG GATTAGAGAAGCTCATCACTGCTGGCTCTGATGGTGCATCTAGGAAACGCTCTCTTTCAGATTTCTTACCAAGTATCCCTTCATTACAAGGACTGCAACCTAGTGAGCCAAGAAAGCGGAGAAAAATATCACAATCAGTGCAGAGTCCCCTGCCTTTGCCGGCATACTCATCTAATTTGCAATCAAGAGCCAGCCTTACCTGTGGAGATGTTCACGAGGAAAGAAATAATTATGTTCCGGCAACTATATATGCTTCTGTGCTACTACATGTCATAAGGCACTGTTCGTTATGCATCAAACATGCTCAACTAACTGCTCAGATGGATTCGCTTGCGATTCCATATGTGGAAGAAGTTGGTCTGCGGACACCATCATCTACTCTTTGGTTAAGATTACCTTTTGCACAAGATGATTCGTGGAAACATATATGCCTGCGCCTTGGTAAGGCTGGAAGCATGTCTTGGGATGTTAGGATAAATGATCCACATTTCAGGGAACTTTGGGAACTCAATGGAGGAAGCACCATGACACAATGGGGTGTTGGTATTCGCATTGCAAATACCTCAGAAATGGATTCACATATATCTTTTGATTCTGATGGTGTTGTTTTAACTTACAACACTGTTGAGGCAGATAGCGTCCCGAAGCTTGTGTCGGATTTACGACGACTTTCAAATGCTCGTTCTTTTGCTTGCGGAATGAGGAGACTAATTGGTGTGAAAGTTGATGACAAGGTAGATGACAATCAGTTATCCACGGAGATGAAACCACAATCTGTTAATAAAAGCAACAGTGATGCTTCTGAGAAGTTATCTGAGCAGATGAGAAAGATGTTCAGGATTGAAGCTGTCGGTCTAATGAGCTTGTGGTTCAGCTATGGCACCATGCCTATGGTACACATTGTTGTTGAATGGGAGATTGCTAAGGGTGGTTGCACAATGCATGTTTCTCCAGATCAGCTTTGGCCACACACAAAG TTTCTGGAGGATTTCGTGAATGGTGGAGAGGTAGCATCCTTCTTGGATTGCATTCGGCTTACAGCAGGACCATTGCTTGCCCTTGGAGGTGCAATTCGTCCTGCAAGGATGCCTGTAACTGTTTCATCGGGATATAGCACTATGCCAAAGCAAGCCAACATCCCAACACAAGGGCCGTTAGCAAATGGATCATCTTCATCAACCATACATCACGCACCTGTCCCCTCAAATGCTGCAGCTGCCCATTTAGGCAGTCATAATCTCCATGCTGCTGCCATGCTCTCAGCTGCTGGGCGTGGTGGACCTGGACTCGTTCCCAGTTCATTACTGCCTTTTGATGTCTCTGTTGTACTTCGTGGGCCATACTGGATACGCATTATATATCGCAAGAAATTTTCTGTTGACATGCGCTGCTTTGCTGGGGATCAGGTTTGGCTCCAGCCAGCTACCCCTCCTAAAGGTGGACCATCAGTTGGTGGATCATTGCCATGCCCACAATTCCGACCTTTCATAATGGAACATGTTGCTCAGGGTCTGAATGCTCTTGAACCCAACTTCATGAATGCTACACAGGCTAGTGTACACTTAAATAACAATGCTGGAGCTCCACAAACTGCTCCCGGCGCAAGTCGTTTAAGTGCTACCCCTGGTGTTTCTATGTCCAGGCCAACTTCTGGTGTTGCTAACCATGTAGCAGCCAGTTTGAGTCGAGCAGGAAATGCCATGTTGGCTTCCTCAGCTCTTGCTTCAGGGATTGGAGGAGCTTCTGTACGACTTACTCCTGGAGCTGGTCTCCCTGTTCACATGAAAGGGGAACTTAACACAGCTTTTATAGGGCTTGGGGATGATGGCGGATATGGTGGTGGCTGGGTTCCTTTGGCAGCTCTGAAAAAGGTTCTGAGAGGGATACTTAAGTATCTTGGAGTTCTATGGTTGTTTGCACAATTGCCTGAACTTTTGAAAGAAATACTGGGATCAATCTTAAAGGACAATGAAGGGGCACTCTTGAATTTGGATCAAGAGCAGCCTGCGCTTCGGTTCTATGTGGG AGGCTATGTATTTGCAGTCAGTGTTCATCGGGTTCAACTGCTTCTACAAGTTTTGAGTGTTAAAAGATTTCACCAccagcaacagcaacagcagGCTCAGAGCAATGCTCAGGAAGAGCTAGTAGCAGCTGAAATCAATGAAATATGCGACTACTTCAGCAGGCGTGTTGCCTCCGAACCGTATGATGCTTCTAGAGTTGCTTCTTTTATCACTTTGCTTACATTGCCAATTTCGGTACTGCGCGAGTTTTTAAAGCTCATCGCATGGAAGAAAGGTTTTTCCCAGGCTCACGGGGACATTGCTACTGCTCAGAGGGCTCGGATTGAACTTTGTTTGGAGAATCACTCAGGATCAGTTTCAGCTGACAACACGGAGAGCAGTTTAGCCAAAAGTAACATTCATCATGACAGAGCCCACAGTTCAGTAGAGTTTGCCCTGACATTTGTACTTGACCATGCTCTAATTCCTCACATGAATGTAGCTGGTGGAGCTGCCTGGCTTCCATATTGCATATCTGTGAGACTTCGGTATTCTTTTGGGGACAACAATCATATTGCATTCCTTGCAATGGATGGGAGCCATGGTGGGAGAGCCTGCTGGTTGCAACTTGAGGAGTGGGAAAGATGCAAGCAGAAGGTTGCAAGAGCTGTGGAGACTGTGAATATTGGGTCTGCTGTGGCTGGAGAGGTAGGCCAAGGAAGGCTGCGAATGGTTGCCGAGATGATCCAAAAGCAACTCCAACTCTGTCTGCAACAGCTAAGAGACGGCCCACTTTCTGCAGGCTCTACTGCATCATGA